Proteins encoded together in one Lysinibacillus sp. FSL K6-0232 window:
- the purL gene encoding phosphoribosylformylglycinamidine synthase subunit PurL, which translates to MSTTKFEPTAQQIKDEKLYAGMGMSDEEFAMVEGILGRLPNWTETGLFSVMWSEHCSYKNSKPVLRKFPTKGPQVLQGPGEGAGIVDIGDEQAVVFKMESHNHPSAIEPYQGAATGVGGIIRDVFSMGARPIAMLNSLRFGELKSARGKYLFEEVVAGIAGYGNCIGIPTVGGEIQFDPCYEGNPLVNAMCVGLIDHKDIQRGIAAGVGNTVMYVGAKTGRDGIHGATFASEELTEESENQRPAVQVGDPFMEKLLLEACLEVVKSDALVGIQDMGAAGLTSSSAEMASKAGSGVEMNLDLVPQRETGMTAYEMMLSESQERMLLVVKKGREDEIKAIFEKYDLDAVAIGRVTDDKMLRLLHNGEVVAEVPADALAEDAPVYHKPSAEPAYYAQFQAIENAEPTVTDYKETLNALLQAPTIASKEWVYDQYDYQVRTSTVVAPGSDAAVLRVRGTNKGLAMTTDCNSRYIYLDPEVGGAIAVAEAARNIVASGGTPLAITDCLNFGNPEKPEIFWQIEKSADGISAACIALNAPVIGGNVSLYNERSGEAVYPTPTIGMVGLIEDLAHVTTQEVKAAGDIVFVIGETNTEFGGSELQKLLNDGVISGKAPAIDLEVEAARQQALLKAIKAGLIQSAHDVAEGGLAVALAETTFNANGLGIEVTLTGSATTALFSESQSRFVVTVKEENAAAFVEIVKDAQKIGVVTNDALVKISGDKGVLIEGTVEEFRSNWKGAIPCLLNSEA; encoded by the coding sequence ATGTCAACAACTAAGTTTGAGCCAACAGCACAGCAAATTAAGGATGAAAAGCTATACGCTGGTATGGGGATGTCAGACGAAGAATTTGCAATGGTAGAAGGAATTTTAGGGCGTCTACCTAACTGGACAGAAACAGGTCTTTTCTCAGTAATGTGGTCTGAGCACTGCTCCTACAAAAATTCAAAGCCTGTATTACGTAAATTCCCTACAAAAGGACCTCAAGTTTTACAAGGACCGGGTGAAGGTGCAGGGATTGTCGATATTGGTGATGAGCAAGCGGTTGTCTTTAAAATGGAATCACATAATCATCCATCTGCCATCGAACCTTATCAAGGGGCTGCAACAGGTGTAGGCGGGATTATTCGTGATGTCTTCTCAATGGGTGCGCGTCCAATTGCTATGCTAAACTCATTGCGCTTTGGTGAATTAAAATCAGCACGTGGTAAATATTTATTTGAGGAAGTTGTAGCAGGTATTGCAGGGTACGGTAACTGTATTGGTATTCCTACAGTAGGTGGCGAAATTCAATTCGACCCTTGCTATGAAGGTAATCCACTTGTAAATGCTATGTGTGTTGGTTTAATTGACCATAAAGATATTCAACGAGGTATTGCAGCAGGTGTTGGCAATACAGTGATGTATGTTGGTGCGAAAACAGGTCGTGATGGCATTCATGGTGCAACATTTGCCTCTGAGGAATTAACTGAGGAATCAGAAAACCAACGTCCAGCAGTACAAGTAGGCGATCCATTTATGGAGAAACTTTTACTTGAAGCATGTTTAGAAGTTGTAAAATCTGATGCGTTAGTTGGTATTCAAGATATGGGTGCAGCTGGACTAACTTCTTCTTCAGCAGAGATGGCTTCCAAGGCTGGTTCTGGTGTAGAAATGAACTTAGACTTAGTGCCTCAGCGTGAAACAGGGATGACAGCATATGAAATGATGTTGTCTGAATCTCAAGAGCGTATGCTATTAGTAGTGAAAAAGGGTCGCGAAGATGAAATTAAAGCGATTTTTGAAAAATATGATTTAGATGCTGTTGCCATTGGACGAGTAACGGATGATAAAATGCTTCGTCTTTTACACAATGGGGAAGTAGTGGCAGAAGTACCTGCTGATGCGCTAGCAGAGGATGCACCTGTCTATCATAAGCCATCCGCTGAACCTGCATATTATGCACAGTTCCAAGCAATCGAAAATGCAGAGCCAACTGTTACAGATTATAAAGAAACGTTAAATGCCCTTTTACAAGCACCAACAATTGCTTCTAAAGAATGGGTTTATGATCAGTACGATTATCAGGTACGTACATCAACAGTTGTTGCACCAGGGTCTGATGCGGCTGTACTTCGTGTACGTGGCACAAATAAGGGCTTGGCAATGACAACAGACTGTAACTCTCGCTATATCTACCTAGACCCAGAAGTGGGTGGGGCGATTGCGGTAGCAGAAGCAGCTCGTAATATCGTTGCCTCTGGTGGTACGCCACTTGCGATTACAGACTGCTTAAACTTTGGTAATCCAGAAAAACCAGAAATTTTCTGGCAAATTGAAAAATCCGCTGATGGTATTTCTGCTGCATGTATAGCATTAAATGCGCCAGTTATTGGTGGGAACGTATCACTTTATAATGAACGCTCAGGAGAAGCGGTTTACCCAACACCAACAATTGGTATGGTTGGTCTTATTGAAGACTTAGCCCATGTAACAACGCAGGAAGTAAAAGCTGCTGGGGATATTGTATTTGTCATTGGTGAAACAAATACAGAATTTGGTGGCTCAGAGCTGCAAAAGCTATTAAACGATGGTGTGATTTCAGGGAAAGCACCTGCGATTGATTTAGAGGTGGAGGCTGCGCGTCAGCAAGCACTATTAAAAGCGATTAAAGCGGGGCTTATCCAATCTGCCCATGATGTGGCTGAGGGCGGTCTTGCTGTTGCACTTGCCGAAACAACATTTAATGCAAATGGTCTTGGCATTGAGGTAACATTAACAGGCTCTGCAACAACGGCATTATTTAGTGAAAGTCAATCGCGCTTTGTTGTAACAGTAAAAGAAGAAAATGCTGCAGCGTTTGTAGAAATCGTAAAAGATGCACAGAAAATTGGTGTCGTAACAAATGATGCACTTGTGAAAATCAGCGGAGACAAAGGTGTGCTTATAGAAGGTACAGTGGAGGAATTCCGTTCTAATTGGAAAGGAGCAATCCCATGCTTGCTGAACTCAGAGGCTTAA
- the purQ gene encoding phosphoribosylformylglycinamidine synthase subunit PurQ codes for MKFAVLVFPGSNCDIDMYHAIKDELGEEVEYVWHTATDLSGFDGILVPGGFSYGDYLRCGAMANQSNIMAEVKKAAEAGKPVLGVCNGFQILTESGLLPGALLRNKNLKFMCRTVQLKVENNNTLFTNQYEQGQIINIPIAHGEGNYYCDEETLQALKDNNQIVFTYSGENPNGSLADIAGIINERGNVLGMMPHPERAVDALVGGADGLAVFKSIVKQWRENHVNN; via the coding sequence TCGTATTCCCTGGGTCCAACTGTGATATTGATATGTATCATGCGATAAAGGACGAGCTAGGTGAAGAAGTAGAATATGTATGGCATACAGCAACAGATTTAAGTGGCTTTGATGGTATTTTAGTTCCTGGAGGTTTTTCATACGGCGATTATCTTCGCTGTGGCGCGATGGCAAACCAATCTAATATTATGGCAGAGGTTAAGAAAGCAGCAGAGGCTGGCAAACCTGTACTAGGTGTATGTAATGGTTTCCAAATTTTAACAGAATCAGGCTTGTTACCAGGGGCTTTATTACGCAATAAAAATTTAAAATTTATGTGCCGTACAGTGCAGCTAAAGGTAGAAAATAACAATACATTATTCACAAATCAATACGAGCAAGGTCAAATCATTAATATTCCAATCGCACATGGCGAGGGGAACTACTACTGTGATGAAGAAACTTTACAAGCATTAAAAGATAACAATCAAATTGTTTTCACATACTCAGGTGAAAATCCAAACGGTTCTTTAGCAGATATCGCAGGGATTATCAATGAGCGTGGCAATGTATTAGGGATGATGCCACACCCAGAGCGAGCTGTTGATGCACTGGTGGGCGGTGCAGATGGTCTAGCAGTATTCAAATCAATTGTGAAGCAGTGGAGGGAAAATCATGTCAACAACTAA